GAAATATTTGAATCAAAAAATAAAGACAAGATAGATGAAACCAATGTACCCATGGCTGATGTTTCTGGACTGGAAAAAGGAAAAGAAATATTTACAACCGCGTGTTTTGCTTGCCACGGAAAATTAGGCGAAGGTGGTGCTGGTCCAAACCTCACCGATGATTACTGGATTCACAAAGGTTCATTGAATGATATATATTTATCAATCAAAAATGGATTCCCCGATAAAGGTATGCAAGCTTGGAGCATCAAATACAATCCCAAAGAAATGAGTTATCTGGCTAGCTATATCAAAACACTAAAAGGAACAAAACCCGCTAATGGCAAGGCTCCCCAAGGTGATCTATATACTGAAGGTGAAAATACAGCTTCAACAACAGATTCAACAAAAAACAATTCAACAGTAAAGTTAAAATAAGTCCTAATCGGCAGGTGTTAACGATGTTTAATGCTTGCCGATTTTGTATTTTATAAACACTAAAAATAATGACTAGCGACAACAATATAGAACATGATGAGTCTTTCAGAGATTCCGTCGCTACTATATCGAAGGAGGGTCGAAGAAATTATATAAATCCCAAAAAACCGCACGGGAAATTATATACTAAAAGAACTATATTCAGTATATTTTATCTCATTGTTTTTTTTACACTTCCTTTTATTTATGTAAACGATGAACCATTGTTGATGATAAATATATTGGAAAGGAAATTTATTCTTTTCGGTGCTATTTTTTGGCCACAAGATTTTTTTATATTTGGCCTAGGAATGGTCACCTTCGTGGTATTTATCGTTTTGTTCACCGTTGTTTTTGGTCGAATCTTTTGTGGCTGGGCTTGTCCGCAAACTATATTTATGGAAATGGTATTTCGCAAAATAGAATATTGGATTGATGGTGATTCCACCCAACAAAAACAATTAAGGTCTATGCCTTGGAAAGGCAAAAAAATCGCCAAAAGAGCTTTTAAATTCGTCGCTTTTTTTATCATATCTTTCATCATTTGCACTTTCTTTTTATCATATCTTATTGGTATGAAAAATATAGAACACTATGTCCTGTACCCTGCTGAGAATCTAGGCAGCATCACAGCTTTATTTTTCTTCTCGTGGGTGTTTTTTTTCGTGTATTGGTGGTTCAGAGAGCAAGCCTGCATCGTAGTTTGTCCCTATGGAAGATTGCAGGGTGTTTTGCTCGACAAAAATTCCATCGTAGTTGCATATGATTATAAACGTGGTGAGCCTAGAGGGAAAATAAAAAAAGAAGACCCCACCGCATATAGCGATTGTATTGATTGTGCTGCTTGTGTGCGTGTATGCCCCACGGGTATTGATATACGCAATGGTACACAACTTGAATGTGTGAATTGTACAGCCTGCATAGATGCGTGTGACGATATAATGGAAAGTATACACAAGCCCAAAGGATTGGTTCGTTATGCATCCGAAAATAGCATATCAAATGGCGTTCAATTAAAATTCACAACACGTATCAAAGCATATACTGTAGTTCTTACTTTACTAATTTCTCTGTTAGTATTTCTAGTGGCAAGTAGAGAAGATATTGGAGCTACGTTGATGCGTGTTTCTGGCATGACTTATCAAACTCTTCCCGATGGCAGAATTTCTAATTTATATAATTTAAAATTACTCAATAAAACACATAAAGAAATAAATATATTCTTAAAATTGGAAAACATGGATGGCGAGGTGTCCTTGGTGGGTAGCAGTGTTTCAACAATTAAAAAAGCAGATTATACACACTTGGAGTTTTTTGTAAAACTAAAAAGAGGGGATTTGAAAAGTTGGAAAACTAAATTAATTATAAGCATACTCGATACCAAAACACTTAAAAAAATAAAAACCTTGGAATGCAATTTTCTTGGACCTGAAATATATAATTAGTTGGCAGTGCACAATGGACAGTTAACAGTACTACGCAAACAAAAACTACAAACTGTAAACTGTAAAATAAAAAATTAAAAATGTAATCCGCCGCAGCGGATAAAATAGTATGAATTGGGGTTATAAAATTATCATAGTATATGCCGTATTTGTTGCTGGCATTTTGTTTCTGGTCTTTAGATCGGTAAACGAAAAAATTGATTTGGTTACTGACGACTATTATGCCCAAGAACTCAAGTACCAAGACCGAATTGAAGATATTAAGCGTTCCAATAAATTAAGTGCCGAAGTGATTTGCAAAACAGAAAACGATAAAGTATTCATCAAATTCCCTTCAGAATTTAATGGCAAAAACATCAACGGAAAACTACTTATATATTTCCCTGCCGACAAAGAAAAAGATATACATAAGAATTTTACGACAACCAATGCGGAACTAGAACAAACATTAGCTCCTAATACGAAAGGTGCATATTCCATTCAAATAAATTGGTCATGCGGTGGTGAGAATTATTATTTCGAGAAGAAAATATTTATACAATAAACTAACAAATGTTAGAATTAATACTCGCAGCATATGGAATTGGCATCGTTGGCAGCTTTCACTGTGTGGGTATGTGTGGCCCCTTGGCTCTATCACTTCCCCTCAACAACCAAAATACCAATGCGAAAATTTGGGGAGCACTATTATATAATATCGGCCGTGTGGTTACCTATTCCTTCTTCGGATTTATATTTGGTTTGATCGGTAAAACATTTTCTTTCTTTGGATTTCAACAATGGCTATCTATCAGTTTGGGAACGGCAATTATTATATATATGCTTTTTGGCAAACGAATGCGTAATTATATATCATACCCAACTCAAGTCACAAAATTTTTCTCTCATCTACGAAGTGCTTTGGCCAAACTGTATAAAAACCAAAACTTAAGCAGTCTTTTTGCCATTGGTTTATTGAATGGGCTCCTCCCCTGCGGACTGGTATATATAGCCGCCGCAGGAGCTGTATCCACCGGCAATGTAATGCATAGCATCATATTTATGTCAGCCTTCGGAATGGGTACGTTACCTGCTATGTGGAGCATCGCATTTTTTGGAAATTATATAGCCCGCCGCGGCAGGAAATTAAGACAAAGGATAAAAAATGTATATCCCTATATCATGGTTTGCATGGCAGGATTATTAATTATTCGTGGTTTGGGATTTGGAATTCCCTATTTAAGTCCGAAAGTAAATAGCCAAACGAATACAATAGAACAATGCCATGATAAGGGCGAGGATATTTATTGTAAAGGTAAATAAAAGATGCTTTTATAAATCCTCCAACACTTCGCAACTAAAAGGGCAATAATATATATACCGTTGTATTCACCTTTTGTAAAGTCCTAAACTTCCAAAAGGCACTGTGAAACTTTCCTGAAAATCTTACGATAAACTTTTTATTTGTTTAGCTCGTCTTATCAGTTTACATTTGCCTTAGTAAATCCAATTCATTAAAACTTTAAAAACTTAACTAAATGAAAAACAACATGTTACCCCCCCCCCCACATTTCAAATTCTATTCGCCACAGCGAATTAAACCTTTACTCCCAGTCTTATTCTAGACTTGGTAGATTTTCAACTTTATTTATTGTGTTACTGTTAACTTTTTCACCCTTTGGGAAAGTAAATGGGCAATGTTACCTAATAAACAATCTAAGTGCGAATTCAAACAGTCCTGACCCTTATGAAATATGTCCCGAACAAATATGTACACTTGAGGTATTAATACCATGTGTTGTAGCAACTACTTTTACATATAATACTGTCAAATGGTATCAAAAATATAGTTTATCCCATACTAATTATGTTACCTTGCAGCAAAGTGGTGGTTCAACCCAATTCATAATTGATAATAATTCTACGCAGAGTAAAATAATAAACACAAGTTACATTCCAGCTCTTAATTCCCGTAACAATTTTAAATACTATTACGAGTTGTACGTGGGGTTGACTTAGTGGCTACGTCAGATTCATTATCTTTAGACATTATGAAAGTACAATATAATAATATTTTCCCTACACCTTATGCAACAAGCTGTATTGATGACAAAATTGTATTTGAAGCCCCAAATATGATTGGACAGGAGGTTGACTGGTATATGAACGAAACTCATTGCGGGAATGCTTCGCATTTGCCTGCATGCTCATCAAATAATGCCGCTCTTCTTATTCAAACAAATAGTAATTTATTATCATATGTAGTTCAAGGTGGATTTGAATATAAAATATTTTATAGGGTTTATCCATTTTCTGCGATAACCTGCACAACCCAATATCCATCGGGAGATATCATCATACGAATACCCTATAAACTTGAAATTTTACTGGGGACCAAAACTCCTAGTGGTACTACCTTAGAAA
The genomic region above belongs to Bacteroidota bacterium and contains:
- the ccoG gene encoding cytochrome c oxidase accessory protein CcoG codes for the protein MTSDNNIEHDESFRDSVATISKEGRRNYINPKKPHGKLYTKRTIFSIFYLIVFFTLPFIYVNDEPLLMINILERKFILFGAIFWPQDFFIFGLGMVTFVVFIVLFTVVFGRIFCGWACPQTIFMEMVFRKIEYWIDGDSTQQKQLRSMPWKGKKIAKRAFKFVAFFIISFIICTFFLSYLIGMKNIEHYVLYPAENLGSITALFFFSWVFFFVYWWFREQACIVVCPYGRLQGVLLDKNSIVVAYDYKRGEPRGKIKKEDPTAYSDCIDCAACVRVCPTGIDIRNGTQLECVNCTACIDACDDIMESIHKPKGLVRYASENSISNGVQLKFTTRIKAYTVVLTLLISLLVFLVASREDIGATLMRVSGMTYQTLPDGRISNLYNLKLLNKTHKEINIFLKLENMDGEVSLVGSSVSTIKKADYTHLEFFVKLKRGDLKSWKTKLIISILDTKTLKKIKTLECNFLGPEIYN
- a CDS encoding FixH family protein encodes the protein MNWGYKIIIVYAVFVAGILFLVFRSVNEKIDLVTDDYYAQELKYQDRIEDIKRSNKLSAEVICKTENDKVFIKFPSEFNGKNINGKLLIYFPADKEKDIHKNFTTTNAELEQTLAPNTKGAYSIQINWSCGGENYYFEKKIFIQ
- a CDS encoding sulfite exporter TauE/SafE family protein, whose translation is MLELILAAYGIGIVGSFHCVGMCGPLALSLPLNNQNTNAKIWGALLYNIGRVVTYSFFGFIFGLIGKTFSFFGFQQWLSISLGTAIIIYMLFGKRMRNYISYPTQVTKFFSHLRSALAKLYKNQNLSSLFAIGLLNGLLPCGLVYIAAAGAVSTGNVMHSIIFMSAFGMGTLPAMWSIAFFGNYIARRGRKLRQRIKNVYPYIMVCMAGLLIIRGLGFGIPYLSPKVNSQTNTIEQCHDKGEDIYCKGK